In the genome of Solibacillus silvestris, one region contains:
- a CDS encoding ATPase: MAKESCSSNNSSKTVEAGCCSKAPTGPANTSCSSALEQQSNKSDLASLLSLEIMSYRVHGMDCGACAATIEKGLSKLKDIEEVKVNFSTGKMQVSATTAEALLPIEKEIKKLGFSAESLNQKDNIKTFNIIGMDCSSCAKSIENHINTLPSVKSVNVNFSTGKMKIEHSNSVQEIISEVSKIGYQASLLGNNQQHPVEQESKKFNDNTYVVLSGVLLGFGFIGSFTGLPPLLSTILYAIAMVISGAKPVRSAFYAIKSRSLDMNVLMSAAAIGAAIIGEWFEGATVVWLFAIGNYLQNRSIERTRNSIRNLMDLAPAEAWIKEGTKISKVSVEEVSVGDIIVVKPGEKISLDGEIILGESSINQAPITGESIPVDKTIGDAVYAGTINEHGSLDIKVTKLAEDTTISKIIQLVEEAQEKKAPTEAFVDKFASIYTPIVFIVALVMIVLPPLLGLGAWGEWFYKGLELLVVACPCALVISTPVAIVSAIGNAAKNGVLIKGGTFLEKAGAITAIAFDKTGTLTEGKPKVTEIKTFNDSEEELLSIALTLEEYSTHPIAKSIVNHANDKGIISKNGDSFKSIVGKGVQATIQEETYYAGNLKLFEDLQVSLENVFVHVQEIQSKGKSVVIIGTQQRIMGIIAVSDTIRETSATALNALKQSGVKQTVMLTGDNEGTAKLISSESNINRYFAELLPEDKVNAVRQLQNEGHKVAMVGDGINDAPALATADLGIAMGGAGTDTAMESADIILMADNLEKLPHTMKLSKKALRIIKQNIWFSIIIKVAALALIFPGYLTLWMAVLSDTGAALIVILNSIRLLKFKG, translated from the coding sequence TTGGCTAAAGAAAGCTGTAGTTCAAACAATAGTTCAAAAACAGTAGAAGCTGGTTGTTGTAGTAAAGCACCGACTGGACCAGCTAATACGAGTTGTTCGAGCGCACTTGAACAACAGTCAAATAAGTCTGATTTAGCATCTTTATTATCTTTAGAAATAATGTCATATCGTGTTCATGGAATGGATTGTGGCGCATGTGCCGCAACTATTGAAAAGGGCTTGAGTAAACTTAAGGATATAGAGGAAGTTAAGGTTAATTTTAGCACAGGGAAAATGCAGGTTTCCGCAACTACTGCCGAAGCATTACTTCCAATAGAAAAAGAAATTAAAAAACTGGGCTTTTCCGCAGAATCTTTAAACCAAAAAGACAATATAAAAACATTTAATATTATTGGGATGGATTGTAGTAGTTGTGCAAAGAGTATCGAAAATCATATAAATACCCTTCCATCGGTTAAAAGTGTAAACGTCAATTTCTCTACAGGAAAAATGAAAATTGAACATTCCAATAGTGTACAGGAGATTATTTCAGAGGTTTCTAAAATTGGTTATCAAGCATCATTATTAGGAAATAACCAACAGCACCCCGTAGAACAAGAAAGTAAAAAATTTAACGACAATACTTACGTAGTTTTGTCTGGTGTATTGTTGGGATTTGGATTTATCGGATCATTTACTGGATTACCTCCTTTACTATCGACCATTCTGTATGCTATTGCAATGGTGATTAGTGGCGCTAAACCTGTTAGAAGCGCTTTCTATGCAATTAAAAGCCGCTCTTTGGATATGAATGTACTCATGTCTGCTGCAGCTATTGGTGCTGCTATTATCGGCGAATGGTTTGAAGGTGCAACCGTTGTTTGGTTATTTGCTATAGGGAACTATCTGCAAAACCGCTCAATTGAACGTACGCGAAATTCAATTCGAAATTTAATGGATTTAGCTCCTGCAGAAGCATGGATTAAAGAAGGAACTAAAATCTCGAAAGTATCGGTCGAAGAAGTTAGCGTTGGTGATATTATAGTTGTAAAACCAGGCGAAAAAATCTCGCTCGATGGTGAAATCATTCTTGGAGAATCTAGTATTAATCAAGCCCCCATTACAGGAGAATCAATTCCAGTTGATAAAACGATTGGTGATGCTGTCTATGCGGGAACGATTAACGAACACGGTTCCCTTGATATTAAGGTAACGAAGCTAGCTGAAGATACGACGATATCAAAAATTATTCAATTAGTCGAAGAGGCACAAGAGAAAAAGGCACCAACAGAAGCCTTTGTTGATAAATTTGCAAGTATCTATACACCGATTGTATTCATTGTGGCATTAGTCATGATTGTACTTCCACCACTACTGGGTCTTGGCGCTTGGGGGGAATGGTTTTATAAAGGTTTAGAACTACTAGTTGTTGCTTGTCCTTGTGCTTTAGTTATTTCTACTCCCGTTGCCATCGTATCAGCAATTGGAAACGCGGCGAAGAATGGTGTTTTGATTAAAGGCGGAACGTTCCTTGAAAAAGCAGGTGCAATCACTGCCATTGCATTCGACAAAACTGGTACATTGACTGAAGGGAAACCGAAAGTAACTGAAATAAAAACCTTCAACGATTCAGAAGAGGAATTACTTTCAATTGCACTCACGCTAGAAGAATATTCAACACACCCTATTGCAAAATCAATCGTAAATCATGCGAATGACAAAGGAATTATATCGAAAAATGGTGATTCATTTAAGAGTATTGTAGGGAAAGGTGTTCAAGCGACGATTCAAGAAGAAACCTATTACGCTGGAAATCTAAAACTATTCGAAGATCTCCAGGTTTCCTTAGAAAATGTGTTTGTTCATGTTCAAGAAATCCAAAGTAAAGGTAAATCTGTTGTAATCATCGGAACCCAACAAAGGATCATGGGGATTATTGCAGTTTCTGATACAATCCGAGAAACATCTGCAACTGCCTTAAACGCACTAAAACAAAGCGGCGTTAAGCAAACAGTCATGTTGACAGGAGATAATGAAGGAACAGCAAAATTGATTTCATCCGAATCGAATATTAACCGATATTTTGCAGAATTATTACCCGAGGACAAAGTAAATGCGGTTAGGCAATTACAAAATGAAGGTCATAAAGTAGCAATGGTTGGTGACGGAATAAATGATGCTCCTGCACTCGCAACAGCCGATTTAGGTATTGCAATGGGCGGTGCCGGAACGGATACTGCTATGGAGTCGGCTGATATTATTTTAATGGCTGATAATCTTGAAAAACTACCACATACAATGAAGTTAAGTAAAAAAGCGTTAAGGATTATTAAACAAAATATTTGGTTCTCTATCATCATTAAAGTCGCAGCTCTAGCATTAATCTTCCCTGGATATCTTACACTCTGGATGGCTGTATTAAGTGATACTGGCGCTGCTTTAATTGTAATATTAAATTCAATCAGATTACTTAAATTTAAAGGCTAA